A genomic window from Thunnus thynnus chromosome 12, fThuThy2.1, whole genome shotgun sequence includes:
- the LOC137193783 gene encoding ETS-related transcription factor Elf-1-like isoform X2: protein MRMEPCESGDEETMETLVAADSLLTMDCPDTLSLEQHYSQTFLPSLGDVITTPVTQVTVSAEGIVGAVDQPQWHSLHTKRPAAQLQSKKRGRKSRHRRAESPTPDIIVKKDKYNKGGNTLYLWQFLMELLQDRQVCPRYIKWTNPQAGIFKLVNSKAVARLWGKHKNKPDMNYETMGRALRYYYQRGILNKVEGQRLVYQFTTLPKDMIYITDGDGAKEEDDHDDNSCNDEGLSDDSDDSTMSSSDQSAEEEDSIPPEKKTSFSSVRAPATQRTRPAPKLSGQRDTVLRSASTSLIQEQHLPIVSAEMLRTLQNLPKVQSLQPAGHASVFKTAQLLGSLCERQASADNRGAAETPNEKSHPGQKTSQVETPQLVRLTSSDQ from the exons ATGAGAA TGGAGCCATGTGAAAGTGGAGACGAAGagaccatggaaacactggttGCTGCGGACTCGCTTCTCACCATGGACTGCCCTGACACCCTCTCGCTGGAACAACACTACT CCCAGACCTTCTTGCCATCACTGGGTGATGTCATCACTACTCCTGTTACTCAGGTGACTGTGTCAGCAGAGGGGATTGTGGGAGCTGTTGACCAGCCACAGTGGCACTCATTGCACACAAAGAGGCCCGCGGCACAGCTGCAGTCCAAAAAGAGAG GTAGAAAATCTCGACATCGAAGAGCAGAGTCTCCCACACCAGACATTATAGTAAAGAAGGACAAATACAACAAAG GAGGAAACACACTGTACCTGTGGCAGTTCCTGATGGAGTTGCTCCAGGACAGACAAGTCTGCCCCCGCTACATCAAATGGACTAATCCCCAGGCAGGGATCTTCAAGTTGGTCAACTCAAAAGCAGTGGCCAGACTCTGGGGCAAACACAAGAACAAGCCAGATATGAATTATGAGACCATGGGCAGAGCACTCAG GTACTACTACCAGAGAGGCATCCTGAATAAGGTCGAAGGCCAGCGGCTAGTTTACCAGTTCACCACACTTCCCAAAGACATGATTTACATCACAGACGGAGACGGGGCCAAAGAGGAAGACGATCACGACGACAACAGCTGCAACGACGAAGGTCTGAGCGATGACTCTGATGACAGCACAATGTCTTCTAGTGACCAATCAGCGGAGGAGGAAGATTCCATCCCACCAGAGAAGAAGACATCGTTCAGCTCCGTGCGAGCCCCGGCTACTCAGCGGACCAGGCCAGCTCCCAAGCTCTCAGGCCAACGTGACACCGTCCTGCGGTCAGCTAGCACCAGTCTGATCCAGGAGCAGCATTTGCCCATTGTGTCTGCTGAGATGCTGCGGACCCTCCAGAACCTGCCGAAGGTCCAGTCCCTGCAGCCCGCGGGTCACGCCTCAGTCTTCAAAACGGCTCAGCTGCTGGGGAGTCTGTGCGAGCGACAGGCCTCCGCTGACAATAGGGGTGCAGCGGAGACACCCAATGAAAAGTCACACCCAGGACAGAAAACTTCACAAGTGGAGACTCCACAGCTGGTGCGCCTAACGAGCTCCGACCAATAG